The sequence TTATTTTTGAGAAAATTATGATTATTCCAAGGTAACAATGTGCTGAGATAAGACTCATCTTGATTGCCCCAAAAATCTAGTAAACCTATTTCTTTTGTCAGTTCTATTGCATCATCAGCATGCTCCGCACAAACGATACGCTGCACTTCTGATTGAATTCTTTCAGGAGCAACCTTTAGAAGAAGACCTGCATAAGTGTTTATAAAAGTTCTTGTTTGAGGATCAAGGGAAAGATTTAATTCACCAATAAATCTCATACCCCTTAAAGTCCTCAGAGGGTCTTCAAAAAAATTCTTCTCTCTAACAGCTACAAGCTTTTTCTGATGTAAGTCTTGAATACCTCCCGTTGGGTCAAAAATTTCCGGAGAAGGTCCCAATGTCAACGCTATTGCATTAATCCTGAAGTCTCGCCGCCATAGATCCTCCTCTAAATCGAAACCAATCTGCTTAGCAATATCAATTGTCCAACCTTTAAGTACCACTCTAGCCATATCCCTATCAGCATCCAAAACAACAAAAGTTGCATCTAATTCTTTCGCAAAATCTTGGGAGATTTTTATTGCATTATTTGGAACCACTAAATCCAAATCTGGCTTCTCTTGAAGCCGATTCAACAACCCATCTCTAACTGAACCGCCAACCAAAGCTGTGCCAGCTGGCAGTTGAGCCAATGAAAATGGCCATGTATCAGGTTTAAGCCTGCTCCAAAGCAATTGAGCCAAAAAACTATCATCACCATCCAGAATGGTGGAATCAGCAGAGGTAAAAGAAATGTGCATATGTGTGGACTGCCGGTGGGTTGATCGCTGTAAGGCCTATCACGCAGTAGAGCGACAACATGGTGTAAGCCATCTAACATCCACTCCCGATATAGAGCCTGAAGATCCAGTGATTCATATCAACGTGATGAATGTTCTTAATGATGAGGCTGGTGTCGAATGGGATGTAAGAGCTTGCAAAAGTTTTCTTGAAGACAAAGGGCGTTGGATGAGGTTGTGCCCTGGCAAGGAAATTCCAATATGAAGAAGGAAAATTTAAAGGGAGAAGTTAATGACACTGGCAACTTGCTGCTCGCTTTACATAGCTGCTCAACAAGTCTTGGTATAGCAATCCTGGACTCTCGATCACCAGAAACAAGTTTAAGTAGCAAGATATTTCCACTTGGGCGAAGCCTCTCTAACCAAATCATTAGTTGTATTGAAGAAGTTTTGCCATCTTCTTATTGGTATCAACTGGGTCGTATTTCAGTTGCTGTTGGCCCAGGAGGATTTACAGGGACGCGATTAACTGTTGCAATGGCACGCACGCTTGCACAGCAATTAAATTGTGATCTAGACGGAATCAGTAGCTTTGCACTAATGGCTCCAAGGTTATCGAAAAATTTGAAGCCTAAGGATAGATATGAGCCATTTTGGATTGTCGACAACTTATCAAGAAAAGGTATTGTTGGAGGGAGGTATCAAATAAAAGAAAGTTCACAATCAAATAGTTTTGCAGAAGCATTAGAATTAGAAAAGCCTCAATTATTAGGATCTAAAATCACAGCAAAACCATCAATAAATGCATCAGATGATGTTGCTCAAGATGTAGTCCAACTTCTAAATATTTCTTTATTAGCAAAGCAAATGGGTAAAAAAAACTACTGGGATGAGGTCTTGCCTATCTACCCAACTTCACCAGTTAAAGAGTGCTAGCTAATGAGGAAAGTAAATATTATTAGAATTTATTATTTAACTTCTAAATCCCCTTATCAAGCATCAAATTAATACTTTTTTGAAGTTCTTCAGTAGTCAACTCTAAATCAAATTTACGACGACTAGACGGCGGAGGGATAGGCCGGCCAATGCGCAAATGTATAGGCACTAAACGTGGCCAAAAAGTTCCTGACCCGAAAGCTCTATGACTATTGACTATTGCCACGGGAAGCAAAGGCGACCCGCTACGTGCTGCTAATAAAGCAGCCCCAGCTAAGGGACTATTAACACGCCCATTTCGCTGACGTGTCCCATCAAGGAAAACTCCTATTGCCCAGCCTTCATCTAGTCGAGAGGTAGCAGTTCTAATAGCTTCACGATCACTTGCGCCTCTTTTTACTGGATAGGCAGCACACATTCGAATGATTTGACCCAACAAAGGAATGTTAAAAAGCTCTTCCTTGGCCATAAAAGCTACAGGCCGTCCCAAAGCATGACCTAATAAAGGCGGGTCTAAGTGAGACCCATGGTTTGCCACTACAACTAAAGAGCCCCTTTGAGGAACATTTTTCTTACCATAAACGCGCCCTCTAAATAACAGTCTAAAAGCAGGGAATGCTATGAGATAACTAACTAGAAGATAAATAAAGGTTGGCCTTGGAGTGGGCTGAGCTAAAAGGTCACTCTCAGAAGCAAGCTTTAAATCATTCAAAATTCAATGCCCCAAATCTGTTGCATTTGATACTTGACTAATAGTTATATCTTTTAGCGAACGTTTTGCAAGACCGCTTAATACATTTCCTGGACCTATTTCAACCAAAGTATTTATGCCTTTTTGAGTTAGTTCATTCATAGTCTCTCTCCAACGGACGCCTGAAATCATTTGCTTCTTTAACCTCTCTTTCAAAAGTTTGGGATCACAACTAGGAATGGGATCTGCATTGCTTAATACAGGAATAAGAGCCGTTTTAAAATTCACCTCATCAAGCTCAGCAGCAAATGATTGTGATGCTTCTCCCATATAAGGGGAATGAAAAGCTCCAGACACCTGAAGTGGAATAGCTCTCTTACAGGTCAAAGTATTGCTCACTTCTTGAACCGCCTTAGGTGTTCCAGATAGCACAACTTGAGCAGAACTATTGTCATTAGCAATAACAACTCCTTCCGTAGTACTAACAAGCTCCTCCAACTGTTTCCTGTCAAATCCAATCAATGCTGTCATTGCTCCGCCACCTGCACCTGCCATAAGCTCTGACCGCCGCTTTAACAAACGCAAAGCAGTTTTTGCATCAAATACCTGGGCGGCATAAAGAGCAACAAACTCACCTAGGCTATGGCCCGCAAGTAATGAAGCTGTTCTCCCTTGTCTCAGCAGTTCATCTACTAACAATGACTCGACCACAAATAAAGCTGGCTGTGTATTCCTTGTATCATTCAGGTCAGGAAAATCCTCATTATTTTCACTATCACGGCAAATCTTGAAAAGATCACGACCTAATAACTGAGAGGCAAAATTGAAACGCTCCTCCGCACCTGGCAAAGCAATCACATCCTCTGCCATGCCAAATTTCTGAGAGCCTTGACCTGGAAAAACCCACGCAATCGTCATAAATAATTTTCAACTATTAAATCAAGCCTAGGAGGGACCTTGCCAACGAAATAATGCTGCTCCCCAACTCAACCCAGCTCCAAAACCACTACTTGCTATCAAATTCCCTGGCTTTACCCGCCCATCTCGAACAGCTTCATCCAACATTAAGGGAATAGTTGCTGCAGATGTATTCCCATATTTAGATAGGTTGCTTAACACCTTCTCCTGTGGAATAGAGAATCGGTCAGCAACGGAATCAAGAATGCGCTGATTTGCCTGATGAAGAAGTAACCAGTCCAAAGAGGTCGGAGAAATTTCATTTGCAGTTAATACTTCGTTCAAAATCAGAGGCACTTCTCGAACTGCGAACTTATAAACCTCTTGCCCATTCATTTGTATAGGAGAAAACCCCCCTTTCTGATGTGTAACACCATCGACTAAAAGCAAAGACTCATCGACCTGATTTAAATTCAAGCAATCTCCACGACTACCATCAGATTTAAGCTTAAAGCCAATCAATCCATCATTCTCGAGACTAGTAGCTTCAAGAGCGACAGCTCCCGCACCATCTCCAAAAAGAACACAACTTCTTCGATCATCCCAATCGACCCATCTGCTTAGTTGATCAGCACCTATCACTAATACTCTTCGCATTGCACCACTGCGCAAATATTGAGCAGCGGTTATGAAAGAAAATAAAAAGCCACTACAAGCCGCTGTCAGATCAAAAGCAACTGCTTTTGACGCTCCTAGTTTGGCCTGCACTTTTGGAGCCGTTCCAAACAAATCATCAGGAGTTGAAGTGGCTAATAAAACCAAATCAATACTGCTTGGTTCCCAGCCAGCCATTTCCAATGCTGCAGAGGCAGCCCTTTGACTCAACAGAGCTAGCGTTTCTTCAGACCCACAAACACGTCTTTCAAAAATCCCTGTCCGACTGCGAATCCATGAATCATTTGTCTCGACCCTTAGGCCAAGCTGATCGTTGGTAATCCGCTGGCTAGGAGTGGCACTCCCACTTCCTACCAAAGCTATTCCTACTTCCATTGGGGGCGAATCTGCCAAAAGCTATTAAATGTCAAGTTGAGTCAGTCAATCACAGCCCATAACTATCCATAGTTCAAACATTAGAAAAAGAAGGTTTTTGAAGCTGAGCCAAATCATCCATCACTCCATGATTGGCGGCAGAATGAGCAAGACGAAGTGCGCTCACAACTGAGAGAGCCTTACTGCTCCCATGACCAATGACACAAATACCATTCACTCCAAGCAAAAGTGCTCCACCATGTTCAGCGTGATCCAAACGTTTCTTAATCCTTTTTAGATTTGTGCGTAGGAATGCTGATCCAACCTTGCCACGTCTTCCTCTTGGTAATTCAGCACGAAGAACACCCAACAAAACACTACCTACAGACTCGAGGAATTTAAGTAATACATTCCCTGTAAATCCATCACAAACAACAACATCAAACTCCCCTGAAAGGACATCTCTACCTTCACAATTGCCCGCAAAGTAAAAACGTTCTTCTTGGTTTAACAATTCATACGTCTGAAGAGCAAGGTCATTACCTTTACAAGATTCCTCCCCAATATTTAACAAGCCGATGCGGGGTTTACTTACTTGCAGAACATCCCTCGAATAAATATTCCCAAGCAATGCAAATTGATGCAAATAAGTTGGTTTGCAGTCCATATTTGCTCCAACATCAAGCACTAATACTGGTTGACCAGGATCTTTTGTAGGGAAAAGTGCCCCTATCGCAGGGCGATCTATGCCTTGTAAACGACCTAAGCGAAAAATCGCCGAAGCCATTAAGGCTCCAGAATTTCCAGCGGAATAAACAGCCAAAGCCTCTCCCTTTTTCACAAGATCCATTGCAACGTTGATACTTGCATCACGCTTTCGTCTCACAGCAGTGGCTTCTTCGTGCATTTGAACTGACGGGCCGCTTCCTATGACTTCCAAATGACCTGCTTGTATTGCAGCCTCAAAAACATCATTAAGCTCCATTTCCTTAGCAGCCGTAATAATCCTTTCAGATTCACCCACAAACTTGATTCGAATCGGGAGTCGCTGCAATGCCTGAAGACAACCATCAAGTATTTGACCAGGGGCGTTATCACCCCCCATGCCATCAACGGCTATCCAAAGCCGTTCAGAGTTGTCGATGGTCGATTTACCTAAAGCACTATCTCCACCCTGTAATCGTCGCAGCGGATCAAAAACAAGTGGTTGCAACACATTGCCGGCCATAGAGCCTGCACTAGTAACTACTGAACCTGCAACATTTCCAGCTGCCGAAGCAGAATTTGCTGCAGTATCAACAATTGTTGTTACTGCAGCATTCCTGCGATACCAAATCACCAAACGCCTAATGGCCCTTGGACGATTGGTCTTGATCCTCAGCCCAAAGGCGGAGGATATTTCAGAGTCCTTCTGAACCAATGGAATCAACTATGCGCTGGAACAAATAGCCCGTGCCCCTTGCGGTAAGAATGAGCTCAGGGTTTGCAGGGTCGTCTTCCAGTTTGGAACGCAACCTTGAAATATGCACATCCACCACCCTTGTATCTACATGACGCTCTGGGGTATAGCCCCAAACTTCCTTAAGTATTTCTCCTCGACTGAAGGGCTCTCCTGATCTGCTAACT comes from Prochlorococcus sp. MIT 1307 and encodes:
- a CDS encoding CCA tRNA nucleotidyltransferase; amino-acid sequence: MHISFTSADSTILDGDDSFLAQLLWSRLKPDTWPFSLAQLPAGTALVGGSVRDGLLNRLQEKPDLDLVVPNNAIKISQDFAKELDATFVVLDADRDMARVVLKGWTIDIAKQIGFDLEEDLWRRDFRINAIALTLGPSPEIFDPTGGIQDLHQKKLVAVREKNFFEDPLRTLRGMRFIGELNLSLDPQTRTFINTYAGLLLKVAPERIQSEVQRIVCAEHADDAIELTKEIGLLDFWGNQDESYLSTLLPWNNHNFLKNKELSVALPLVRLTHLLSDAGLESLRFSKRQQQRCKLLRKWQKCNDGNDFETLNEGDRLQLHKDLEEDLPALILQLSAKNQEVWINRWRDFKDPLFHPSSPVDGHTLQDIFDLPQGPKLGALMNHLSHEKAFDRLQTLEETLKEARHWLQHN
- a CDS encoding Ycf34 family protein; its protein translation is MCICVDCRWVDRCKAYHAVERQHGVSHLTSTPDIEPEDPVIHINVMNVLNDEAGVEWDVRACKSFLEDKGRWMRLCPGKEIPI
- the tsaB gene encoding tRNA (adenosine(37)-N6)-threonylcarbamoyltransferase complex dimerization subunit type 1 TsaB; this encodes MKKENLKGEVNDTGNLLLALHSCSTSLGIAILDSRSPETSLSSKIFPLGRSLSNQIISCIEEVLPSSYWYQLGRISVAVGPGGFTGTRLTVAMARTLAQQLNCDLDGISSFALMAPRLSKNLKPKDRYEPFWIVDNLSRKGIVGGRYQIKESSQSNSFAEALELEKPQLLGSKITAKPSINASDDVAQDVVQLLNISLLAKQMGKKNYWDEVLPIYPTSPVKEC
- a CDS encoding lysophospholipid acyltransferase family protein, translated to MNDLKLASESDLLAQPTPRPTFIYLLVSYLIAFPAFRLLFRGRVYGKKNVPQRGSLVVVANHGSHLDPPLLGHALGRPVAFMAKEELFNIPLLGQIIRMCAAYPVKRGASDREAIRTATSRLDEGWAIGVFLDGTRQRNGRVNSPLAGAALLAARSGSPLLPVAIVNSHRAFGSGTFWPRLVPIHLRIGRPIPPPSSRRKFDLELTTEELQKSINLMLDKGI
- the fabD gene encoding ACP S-malonyltransferase; translated protein: MTIAWVFPGQGSQKFGMAEDVIALPGAEERFNFASQLLGRDLFKICRDSENNEDFPDLNDTRNTQPALFVVESLLVDELLRQGRTASLLAGHSLGEFVALYAAQVFDAKTALRLLKRRSELMAGAGGGAMTALIGFDRKQLEELVSTTEGVVIANDNSSAQVVLSGTPKAVQEVSNTLTCKRAIPLQVSGAFHSPYMGEASQSFAAELDEVNFKTALIPVLSNADPIPSCDPKLLKERLKKQMISGVRWRETMNELTQKGINTLVEIGPGNVLSGLAKRSLKDITISQVSNATDLGH
- a CDS encoding beta-ketoacyl-ACP synthase III, yielding MEVGIALVGSGSATPSQRITNDQLGLRVETNDSWIRSRTGIFERRVCGSEETLALLSQRAASAALEMAGWEPSSIDLVLLATSTPDDLFGTAPKVQAKLGASKAVAFDLTAACSGFLFSFITAAQYLRSGAMRRVLVIGADQLSRWVDWDDRRSCVLFGDGAGAVALEATSLENDGLIGFKLKSDGSRGDCLNLNQVDESLLLVDGVTHQKGGFSPIQMNGQEVYKFAVREVPLILNEVLTANEISPTSLDWLLLHQANQRILDSVADRFSIPQEKVLSNLSKYGNTSAATIPLMLDEAVRDGRVKPGNLIASSGFGAGLSWGAALFRWQGPS
- the plsX gene encoding phosphate acyltransferase PlsX codes for the protein MVQKDSEISSAFGLRIKTNRPRAIRRLVIWYRRNAAVTTIVDTAANSASAAGNVAGSVVTSAGSMAGNVLQPLVFDPLRRLQGGDSALGKSTIDNSERLWIAVDGMGGDNAPGQILDGCLQALQRLPIRIKFVGESERIITAAKEMELNDVFEAAIQAGHLEVIGSGPSVQMHEEATAVRRKRDASINVAMDLVKKGEALAVYSAGNSGALMASAIFRLGRLQGIDRPAIGALFPTKDPGQPVLVLDVGANMDCKPTYLHQFALLGNIYSRDVLQVSKPRIGLLNIGEESCKGNDLALQTYELLNQEERFYFAGNCEGRDVLSGEFDVVVCDGFTGNVLLKFLESVGSVLLGVLRAELPRGRRGKVGSAFLRTNLKRIKKRLDHAEHGGALLLGVNGICVIGHGSSKALSVVSALRLAHSAANHGVMDDLAQLQKPSFSNV